From the genome of Turicibacter faecis, one region includes:
- a CDS encoding GNAT family N-acetyltransferase has protein sequence MLKVVKVKKDSAVKESAIPFIEETWKQNSNSSDVYLKENGVKYSEDRLESFFVLIQDDQIIGYCDFIENAPLTDTIEGPWVSSVYMKINDRENNYGQLLINHVLHYAQLQGYSNVYLLANSGDYYREQGWTILENNVKQGSQQILIKELTERC, from the coding sequence ATGTTAAAAGTTGTAAAGGTTAAAAAAGATTCTGCTGTGAAGGAATCGGCTATTCCATTTATTGAGGAGACTTGGAAACAAAATAGTAATTCCTCGGATGTTTATCTGAAGGAAAACGGTGTTAAATACTCTGAAGATCGATTAGAAAGTTTTTTTGTTTTAATTCAGGATGATCAAATCATTGGTTATTGTGATTTTATTGAAAATGCTCCGTTAACGGATACAATTGAAGGTCCTTGGGTGAGTTCAGTGTACATGAAAATAAATGATCGCGAAAATAACTATGGGCAGTTATTAATTAATCACGTCCTTCATTACGCCCAATTGCAGGGATATTCTAATGTATATTTATTAGCGAATTCGGGTGATTATTACCGGGAGCAAGGATGGACGATTTTAGAAAATAACGTTAAACAAGGAAGCCAACAAATTTTGATAAAAGAATTAACTGAGAGATGTTAA
- a CDS encoding CD0519/CD1768 family membrane protein translates to MNQSRKRVRSVSLETFIFLGVTLGIFGYIASQMGVGIMFSVIMKTAHDLLLQTVFLIMALAVLAGALSALLSEFGVIALINKLLSKVIRPLYGLPGASIIGAIATYLSDNPAIIAFAKDKEFQRFFKKHEIPVLCNLGTAFGMGLIVTTFMVALGPDYIVPALLGNVGAIVGSIVSVRLMLSYTKKYYANQGIEDFQQDEVIVVEDYREIREGNLFQRILDAMLEGGKNGVEMGMSIIPGVLIICTLVMLLTFGPSTDPLTGESVYLGVAYEGVALLPAIGEKLMFLLNPLFGFTNAQAIAVPVTSLGAVGAAMSLIPQFITENIVTPNDIAVFTAMGMCWSGYLSTHVGMMDALGVRQLSSKAIMAHTIGGIVAGMVAHFLYIFFI, encoded by the coding sequence ATGAACCAATCACGGAAACGGGTACGCTCTGTTAGTTTAGAAACCTTTATCTTTTTGGGAGTAACCCTTGGCATCTTTGGATATATCGCCAGTCAAATGGGTGTTGGAATCATGTTTAGTGTTATTATGAAGACGGCCCATGACCTATTACTACAAACTGTGTTTTTAATTATGGCATTGGCCGTGTTAGCTGGGGCGCTTAGTGCGCTATTATCGGAGTTTGGAGTCATTGCTTTAATCAATAAATTATTATCTAAGGTTATTCGCCCGCTTTACGGATTACCAGGAGCAAGTATTATAGGAGCGATTGCTACTTATTTATCGGATAATCCCGCTATTATTGCGTTTGCAAAAGATAAAGAATTTCAACGTTTTTTTAAAAAACATGAAATTCCAGTTCTTTGTAATTTAGGAACAGCGTTTGGGATGGGGTTAATTGTTACAACTTTTATGGTGGCATTGGGCCCAGATTACATTGTGCCAGCGTTACTTGGGAATGTTGGAGCCATTGTTGGGAGTATCGTCAGTGTTCGCCTCATGCTTTCCTACACAAAAAAATATTATGCGAATCAAGGAATTGAAGATTTTCAACAAGATGAGGTGATTGTTGTTGAAGACTATCGTGAGATTCGTGAAGGAAACCTGTTCCAACGTATTCTTGATGCCATGCTTGAAGGAGGAAAGAACGGGGTCGAAATGGGAATGTCAATCATTCCTGGAGTTTTGATTATTTGTACACTTGTTATGTTGTTAACATTTGGTCCCTCAACGGATCCGCTGACAGGAGAGTCTGTTTATTTAGGGGTCGCTTATGAGGGGGTAGCTCTTCTTCCAGCCATAGGTGAAAAGCTCATGTTTTTGTTAAACCCATTATTTGGATTTACTAATGCGCAAGCTATTGCGGTACCTGTCACTTCCCTAGGGGCTGTCGGAGCAGCGATGTCGCTAATTCCACAATTTATTACTGAAAATATTGTAACGCCTAATGATATTGCAGTATTTACTGCGATGGGAATGTGTTGGAGTGGATATTTAAGTACCCATGTTGGAATGATGGATGCACTTGGGGTAAGACAATTAAGTAGTAAGGCAATTATGGCCCATACAATTGGAGGAATCGTTGCTGGAATGGTTGCTCATTTCCTATACATATTTTTTATTTAA
- a CDS encoding endonuclease/exonuclease/phosphatase family protein, translating to MTFNLRSDSVLDGKNRWRHRKEIVCDILEKYSCDIIGLQEVTVKMRADLEKNLKGYQIIGRPRSKRFFIEHNNILVSTKHTILSQETFWLSRNPQKVGSSVWYSIFPRICTTAKIKLSTGEVVRVYNTHLDCYLSPARQYGLKKIMRYIEKQHALEKLPVILMGDFNANPHHRVIQTIFGEKYNTQQLVAVQEKDPKIYHQATMGRFKDRERGMHLDYIFVSPEYEVERTQIIKDNQNGRFPSDHYPLVADICLQRGNG from the coding sequence ATGACATTTAATCTCCGTTCTGATTCAGTTTTAGATGGTAAAAATCGTTGGCGTCATCGGAAGGAGATTGTGTGTGATATTTTAGAAAAATATAGTTGTGACATTATTGGTCTTCAAGAAGTAACCGTCAAGATGCGGGCAGACCTAGAAAAAAATTTGAAAGGATATCAGATTATCGGAAGGCCAAGGAGTAAACGATTCTTTATTGAGCATAATAATATCCTTGTCTCAACCAAGCATACGATTTTAAGCCAGGAGACATTTTGGTTATCTAGAAATCCTCAGAAAGTTGGAAGTTCCGTATGGTATTCTATTTTTCCGCGAATTTGTACAACAGCAAAAATCAAATTAAGCACGGGAGAAGTAGTGAGGGTGTATAATACACATTTAGATTGTTATCTATCTCCTGCAAGACAGTATGGGTTGAAAAAAATTATGCGCTATATTGAAAAGCAGCATGCTTTAGAAAAACTACCCGTGATTCTTATGGGAGACTTTAATGCAAATCCCCATCACCGTGTCATTCAAACAATCTTTGGTGAAAAATACAATACGCAACAATTGGTTGCTGTGCAGGAAAAAGATCCGAAAATTTATCATCAGGCAACAATGGGACGGTTTAAAGATCGTGAGCGTGGAATGCATTTAGATTACATCTTTGTTTCCCCTGAGTATGAAGTTGAGCGAACACAGATTATCAAAGATAATCAAAATGGAAGATTTCCATCGGATCATTATCCATTAGTAGCAGATATTTGTTTGCAAAGAGGTAATGGATAG
- a CDS encoding GNAT family N-acetyltransferase — MKVKVRRMSEIDALKILVWHYAPPYSWYDFEQTNSDFHVLLKDQYYCVIGEEGELIGFFCYGTAAQVSLGVEQGFYRDQDYLDIGLGMNPLLCGKGYGARFFLIGMDYAKHQFGFSKFRLTVASFNQRAIKMYLKVGFVEIGRFIVSTYEFIVMIYERES, encoded by the coding sequence ATGAAAGTAAAAGTGAGGCGGATGAGCGAGATAGATGCGTTAAAAATATTGGTATGGCATTACGCTCCTCCTTATAGTTGGTATGATTTTGAACAAACAAACTCAGATTTTCACGTGTTGTTAAAAGATCAGTATTATTGTGTAATTGGTGAAGAAGGTGAGTTAATAGGTTTTTTTTGTTACGGAACGGCTGCACAAGTTTCTTTAGGAGTAGAGCAAGGGTTTTATCGGGATCAGGATTATTTAGATATTGGGTTGGGGATGAATCCCCTGCTGTGTGGTAAAGGTTACGGGGCTCGCTTTTTTTTAATAGGAATGGACTACGCAAAACATCAATTTGGTTTTAGTAAATTTCGGTTAACTGTAGCCTCGTTTAATCAACGGGCAATTAAAATGTATTTAAAGGTAGGTTTTGTAGAGATAGGTAGATTTATTGTTTCGACTTATGAATTTATTGTAATGATTTATGAGAGGGAATCTTAA
- a CDS encoding carboxypeptidase M32, with product MILDREKALRFLKEQRKLMNYMNSTLSVVSWDTEVMAPEEAIDYRSEVIGYLSSNYHQLTTDYRIEQALGVLLSEEDKFNLYEQRLIEEFYNIYYKNKKIPESLQKELSMATAISNKSWKRAKEKGDYELFKPHLARVIDLLKQQAVCVGYEGHIYNAFLDNFEKGMTVEELDEIFADLKEGLVKLLAELKEAKQLSFRRPKGPFSKESQSQLALYILNQMGYRIHEAGRLDETEHPFTAFLGPKDIRITTHYYENSIEGALFSTIHEGGHAIYDQNMPHDWAEYGVNEAPSMGLHESQSRFYENIIGRSLPFWRAYFPKLQEFMPSYQSVSLEEFYQMINEVSPSLIRTEADEITYSLHIIIRYEIEKLMVSGEVGIDELPMIWNQKYKEYLGVEPKNDAEGLMQDVHWAEGMIGYFPSYALGNLYGAQFYHQMKKELPQLKDEIESGNLSIVFEWLKQNVHSYGKVYTPGQLVEHVTKEPLNPKYFLDYLREKYLNLYHL from the coding sequence ATGATCTTGGATAGAGAAAAAGCATTGAGGTTTTTAAAGGAACAAAGAAAACTCATGAATTATATGAATTCGACGTTAAGTGTTGTGTCGTGGGATACTGAGGTAATGGCTCCTGAGGAAGCAATCGATTATCGAAGTGAAGTGATTGGGTACTTATCGTCTAACTATCATCAGTTAACAACGGATTATAGAATTGAGCAAGCTCTGGGTGTCTTATTGAGTGAAGAGGATAAATTTAATCTGTATGAGCAACGCTTGATTGAAGAGTTTTATAATATTTATTATAAAAATAAAAAAATACCGGAATCCCTGCAAAAGGAATTATCGATGGCGACAGCGATAAGTAATAAATCTTGGAAAAGGGCGAAAGAAAAAGGTGATTATGAACTTTTTAAACCCCATCTTGCGCGTGTTATTGATTTGTTAAAACAGCAAGCAGTATGCGTGGGGTACGAGGGGCATATCTATAACGCCTTTTTAGATAACTTTGAAAAAGGGATGACAGTAGAGGAGTTGGACGAGATTTTTGCTGACCTTAAAGAGGGGCTTGTTAAACTTTTAGCGGAGTTAAAGGAGGCAAAGCAACTGTCATTCCGTCGGCCTAAAGGGCCATTTTCAAAAGAATCGCAATCTCAGTTGGCGTTATATATACTCAACCAAATGGGATATCGCATCCATGAAGCAGGGCGACTTGATGAAACAGAGCATCCTTTTACAGCTTTTTTAGGGCCCAAAGATATAAGGATTACCACACATTATTATGAAAATTCAATTGAAGGTGCGTTGTTTAGCACGATTCATGAAGGCGGGCATGCTATTTATGATCAAAATATGCCTCATGATTGGGCAGAATATGGGGTGAATGAAGCGCCATCGATGGGACTTCACGAATCTCAATCGCGTTTTTACGAAAATATAATTGGGAGAAGTTTACCATTTTGGAGAGCTTATTTTCCAAAATTACAAGAGTTTATGCCGTCTTATCAGTCGGTTTCTTTAGAGGAGTTCTACCAAATGATAAATGAGGTATCTCCTTCGCTTATTCGGACGGAGGCAGATGAGATAACCTACTCGTTACACATTATTATTCGCTATGAAATTGAAAAATTAATGGTGAGTGGAGAGGTTGGCATTGACGAACTTCCAATGATTTGGAATCAAAAGTATAAAGAGTACTTAGGCGTGGAGCCGAAAAACGATGCAGAGGGATTAATGCAAGATGTCCATTGGGCTGAAGGGATGATCGGTTACTTTCCAAGCTATGCGCTAGGAAACCTATACGGCGCTCAGTTTTATCATCAGATGAAAAAGGAACTTCCACAACTTAAGGATGAGATAGAATCAGGGAATTTATCAATTGTTTTTGAATGGTTGAAGCAAAATGTTCATTCGTATGGAAAGGTGTATACCCCTGGACAATTGGTTGAACATGTGACCAAAGAGCCGCTTAATCCTAAGTATTTCTTAGATTATTTGCGTGAAAAATATCTAAATTTATATCATCTATAA
- the gshAB gene encoding bifunctional glutamate--cysteine ligase GshA/glutathione synthetase GshB — protein sequence MLLELKEKLTVEDLYHGNFGIEREGLRVTQEGKLADTPHPEVFGDKLKNPFITTDFSESQIEMITPVCQTINQVHRSLASLYHQTIKGLQRKEYLWPQSMPCLLEEKQVVAIAHFTSDEEGRALMAYRKLLLDKYGAKKQLISGIHYNFSFSETLLKKLFLERGASQSYQLFKDQVYLKIVRQYLRYRWLLIYFLGASPVIDTSYLSECKAPLKQIARDSFSYEGAISFRNSSDGYQNKVPIYVDYKDVKSYVRSLQTYIDKQTLFSYKEFYSPIRLKARNPQRFMDSLKQEGISYLEIRSIDLNPFEPLGISKTDLQFIHLFILFLLESEEVEVENWQQEANFNAEQIAREGRCSSLRLKRRDEEVLMTEWALEILNKMKQINDTFGLYQEAMMDQKVNQLRYPEETISGKMVELMRRSSYLDLNLSLARRYKDSLKHHLVLGKRVKTVDLGKENETCLN from the coding sequence ATGTTATTGGAATTGAAAGAAAAACTAACCGTTGAAGATTTATACCACGGAAATTTTGGAATTGAACGAGAGGGACTGCGCGTGACACAAGAGGGGAAACTCGCAGATACCCCGCACCCAGAAGTGTTCGGTGATAAGTTGAAAAATCCGTTTATTACAACCGACTTTTCCGAGAGTCAAATTGAAATGATTACCCCTGTTTGTCAGACGATTAATCAGGTGCATCGCTCCTTAGCTTCTCTTTACCATCAGACAATAAAGGGGCTACAAAGGAAGGAATATTTATGGCCGCAATCGATGCCCTGTTTGTTAGAGGAGAAACAAGTAGTTGCAATTGCCCACTTTACTAGTGATGAGGAAGGAAGGGCGCTCATGGCGTACCGAAAATTATTATTAGATAAGTATGGGGCTAAAAAACAATTGATTTCTGGGATCCATTACAATTTCTCATTTAGTGAAACATTGCTGAAAAAATTATTTTTAGAAAGAGGAGCTAGCCAATCTTATCAATTATTTAAAGATCAAGTATATCTTAAAATTGTCCGTCAATATTTGCGATACCGCTGGTTGCTTATTTATTTTTTAGGGGCTTCTCCGGTCATCGATACAAGTTATTTAAGTGAATGTAAAGCTCCGCTAAAACAAATCGCGAGAGATAGTTTTTCGTATGAGGGAGCAATTTCCTTTAGAAATAGCTCAGATGGGTATCAAAATAAAGTCCCAATTTATGTTGATTACAAGGATGTAAAAAGTTACGTTCGCTCTTTACAGACGTATATTGATAAACAGACACTGTTCAGTTACAAGGAGTTTTATAGTCCGATTCGTTTAAAGGCACGGAATCCTCAACGTTTTATGGATTCATTAAAACAGGAGGGGATTTCCTATCTTGAAATACGCTCAATCGATCTTAATCCATTTGAACCACTAGGAATTTCTAAGACGGATTTACAATTTATTCATTTGTTTATCTTATTTTTATTGGAGAGTGAGGAGGTCGAGGTGGAAAACTGGCAACAGGAAGCTAACTTCAATGCAGAGCAAATAGCAAGAGAAGGACGTTGTTCTTCACTTCGACTTAAGCGAAGGGATGAAGAGGTTTTAATGACTGAATGGGCATTAGAAATATTGAATAAAATGAAACAAATTAATGATACATTTGGACTTTATCAGGAAGCAATGATGGATCAAAAGGTAAATCAGTTACGCTACCCGGAAGAAACAATTTCAGGGAAAATGGTAGAACTAATGAGGCGGAGTAGCTATCTCGATTTGAATTTAAGTTTAGCGCGTCGATATAAGGATAGTTTAAAACACCATTTGGTTTTAGGGAAAAGGGTAAAGACAGTGGATTTAGGCAAGGAAAATGAGACGTGTTTAAATTAA
- a CDS encoding DedA family protein: protein MTISQILSYFNEYGPLLIFVIMFLEALNLTGIPSYLILATIGYLTKQSSFHLLTIFFTTFIGSLCGCLLYYLIALKFGRPMYNYFYYKFPPTQKGLDKAKELSERYGAITCLIGRTIPTVRTFISLMAGVFQVPFQSYLWFSMGGIAIWNSLLLLLGYIFACSL from the coding sequence ATGACAATATCCCAGATCTTATCTTATTTTAATGAGTATGGGCCTCTGCTTATTTTTGTGATTATGTTTTTAGAGGCCTTAAACCTTACCGGAATTCCCTCATATCTTATTTTAGCTACGATCGGTTACTTGACAAAGCAAAGTTCATTTCATCTTCTTACCATCTTTTTTACAACCTTTATTGGCAGTCTTTGCGGATGTCTTCTATATTATCTGATTGCTCTAAAATTTGGTCGCCCCATGTACAATTATTTCTATTATAAATTTCCACCCACTCAGAAGGGATTAGACAAAGCGAAGGAGTTGAGTGAGCGCTATGGGGCCATCACTTGTTTAATTGGTCGAACAATTCCAACCGTACGCACATTTATCTCACTCATGGCAGGTGTCTTTCAGGTCCCTTTTCAATCATACCTGTGGTTCTCGATGGGGGGCATTGCGATTTGGAATTCACTTCTCCTTCTCCTCGGATACATTTTCGCCTGCTCTTTATAA
- a CDS encoding glycoside hydrolase family 32 protein, producing the protein MEKELFIQGTSEPLQQAREYVEKKKDEIISLKDRNRFHHMPEVGWMNDPNGFSVYDGEYHLFYQYFPYDVKWGPMHWGHVKSKDLIKWEYLPVALAPDQSYETGGCFSGSAFEVDGKHVLMYTGHTNPNPEDESYVRQVQCLAVGDGVNYQKYIQNPIIKTEEMPPHSSLTDFRDPKVWKKGETYYCILGSKSDENSARVLLYKSEDLIHWTYVGLVGESNHEFGYMWECPDFFHLDGEDVLIMSPQGVPEDEFRHKNTNTTVYCLGHLDYDSAHYDFRKMEELDYGLDFYAPQTTESLDGRRLMIAWMQSWHRNMPTDKQGWVSSMTLPRELTVKDDILYQWPVREIENYRTNLVRFEDLLVTGVQQLAGVEGRHIDMDLTVELNDAQRFEIKVMKGENQETTIAYDVDREVLSFDRRQSGSGIEGLNYREMPVPLKDGKLSLRILMDTYSVELFAQQGAHTMTSTVYADLTSTQVEFASDKEVKLTINKWDLAV; encoded by the coding sequence ATGGAAAAAGAATTGTTTATTCAGGGAACAAGTGAACCGTTACAGCAGGCACGTGAATATGTGGAAAAGAAAAAAGACGAGATTATTTCTTTAAAGGATAGAAATAGATTTCATCATATGCCGGAAGTTGGGTGGATGAATGATCCTAACGGATTTTCAGTTTATGATGGGGAGTATCACCTGTTTTATCAATACTTTCCTTACGATGTTAAGTGGGGGCCGATGCATTGGGGGCATGTGAAGAGTAAAGATTTAATCAAGTGGGAATACCTTCCGGTTGCTTTAGCGCCAGATCAATCTTATGAAACAGGAGGATGTTTCTCAGGAAGTGCGTTCGAGGTGGATGGAAAACATGTATTAATGTATACCGGACACACTAATCCTAATCCAGAAGATGAATCGTATGTTAGACAGGTTCAATGTTTAGCAGTTGGGGATGGGGTAAATTATCAAAAATATATTCAAAACCCAATCATTAAAACAGAGGAAATGCCTCCGCATTCTAGTTTAACAGACTTCCGTGATCCAAAAGTTTGGAAAAAGGGAGAGACATACTATTGTATCTTAGGAAGCAAGAGTGATGAAAATAGTGCTCGTGTTTTACTATATAAGTCAGAGGATTTAATTCACTGGACATATGTTGGTTTAGTCGGAGAAAGTAATCATGAGTTTGGTTACATGTGGGAGTGTCCAGACTTCTTCCACTTAGATGGAGAAGACGTCTTAATTATGTCGCCACAAGGGGTACCTGAAGATGAGTTTAGACATAAAAATACGAATACAACGGTTTATTGTTTAGGACATTTAGACTATGATTCCGCACATTATGATTTCCGTAAGATGGAAGAACTTGATTATGGATTAGATTTTTATGCACCTCAAACAACAGAAAGTTTGGATGGGCGCCGTTTAATGATTGCTTGGATGCAATCTTGGCATCGCAATATGCCAACTGATAAGCAAGGTTGGGTGTCATCGATGACGCTTCCGCGTGAATTAACGGTAAAAGATGATATTTTATATCAGTGGCCTGTTCGTGAAATCGAAAACTATCGTACTAATTTAGTTCGTTTTGAGGACTTGTTAGTGACAGGTGTTCAACAGTTAGCAGGCGTAGAGGGGCGTCATATCGATATGGACTTGACAGTAGAGTTAAACGATGCTCAACGTTTTGAAATAAAAGTGATGAAGGGCGAAAATCAAGAGACAACAATCGCTTACGATGTTGATCGTGAGGTGCTAAGTTTTGATCGTCGTCAAAGCGGAAGTGGCATTGAGGGACTTAATTATCGTGAAATGCCTGTTCCATTAAAAGATGGAAAATTATCACTCCGTATCTTAATGGATACTTATTCAGTTGAGTTGTTTGCGCAACAAGGGGCGCATACGATGACATCAACTGTATATGCGGATTTAACATCAACACAAGTGGAATTTGCAAGTGATAAAGAAGTTAAATTAACCATTAATAAATGGGATTTAGCCGTATAG
- a CDS encoding methylglyoxal synthase, translated as MNLNVALIAHDRMKDQMVNFCFAYESILEKYGLYTTGTTGKRIEEGTSLKVNKLASGPLGGDQQIGAMIVTEEIDLVIFLRDPLTPQPHETDILALIRLCDVHAVPIATNLASAEIFIRALDQGDLDWRTLRKNNK; from the coding sequence TTGAATTTAAATGTTGCATTAATCGCACATGACCGAATGAAGGATCAAATGGTGAATTTTTGTTTTGCATATGAATCTATTTTAGAAAAATATGGATTGTATACAACAGGAACGACGGGAAAGCGTATTGAAGAGGGAACGTCACTAAAAGTAAATAAATTAGCTTCAGGTCCGCTTGGAGGTGACCAGCAAATTGGGGCGATGATTGTCACAGAGGAGATTGATTTAGTCATCTTTTTGAGAGATCCTTTAACGCCACAACCTCATGAGACGGATATTTTAGCATTAATTCGTTTATGCGATGTCCATGCTGTTCCTATTGCAACAAATTTAGCATCGGCAGAGATCTTTATTAGAGCACTTGATCAGGGTGATTTAGATTGGCGAACATTAAGAAAAAATAATAAGTAA